One Brassica napus cultivar Da-Ae chromosome C2, Da-Ae, whole genome shotgun sequence DNA window includes the following coding sequences:
- the LOC106350151 gene encoding methylthioalkylmalate synthase 3, chloroplastic-like isoform X2, with protein sequence MLKNGSTYEIFSPEDIGIERSESSGIVLGKLSGRHAVKVRLRKRITDADLSALMVLYGDEISSKILEGTVLNEPIPQISSVV encoded by the exons ATGTTGAAAAATGGAAGTACATATGAAATCTTCTCACCAGAAGACATTGGGATCGAAAGATCTGAAAGTTCCGGCATTGTGCTTGGAAAGCTTAG TGGACGTCATGCTGTGAAAGTTCGGCTAAGAAAG AGAATCACGGATGCTGATCTTAGTGCACTAATGGTGTTGTACGGTGATGAAATCTCATCAAAGATATTGGAAGGAACGGTTCTGAACGAACCAATCCCTCAGATATCATCTGtcgtataa
- the LOC106350151 gene encoding methylthioalkylmalate synthase 3, chloroplastic-like isoform X1, whose product MLKNGSTYEIFSPEDIGIERSESSGIVLGKLSGRHAVKVRLRKLGYEIISDEKLRDIFSRFTNLTKQKKRITDADLSALMVLYGDEISSKILEGTVLNEPIPQISSVV is encoded by the exons ATGTTGAAAAATGGAAGTACATATGAAATCTTCTCACCAGAAGACATTGGGATCGAAAGATCTGAAAGTTCCGGCATTGTGCTTGGAAAGCTTAG TGGACGTCATGCTGTGAAAGTTCGGCTAAGAAAG TTAGGATATGAAATCATCAGTGATGAAAAGTTGAGGGACATTTTCTCACGATTCACGAATTTAACTAAGCAGAAAAAG AGAATCACGGATGCTGATCTTAGTGCACTAATGGTGTTGTACGGTGATGAAATCTCATCAAAGATATTGGAAGGAACGGTTCTGAACGAACCAATCCCTCAGATATCATCTGtcgtataa
- the LOC106347486 gene encoding F-box protein At4g00755 — protein sequence MDFVENLDTDMSLAILYCLDDPSDLVRASAVSRSWRDFVIKYSLSKNLCLKLFHQLTSVDRIIDASNDMKESFEAGSSSSLMDDTRVLEREHRVYALLAKGCTSSPIRSCIADAIIASSTDNFPAESILNTLDERDRIGGTPSYWSSTGHHKTSVPETLLYQLKGDLCVITELSVQPFQAYFQPGTPIYSSHYVRFRLGHLDNNEAETAGKIPVENKYVWTYTSQEFPMAQENRLQNFKLPEPVICIGGYMLVEFLGRVQTQEMDGLYYICVSHVKVMGRSLAKSFQVVDPDESGKFGLKVLSYSDPQEMDENEEEGISPFRPMRNLEQLLNFLHRHPLDVEYVWPESDDEEEEAESDGEV from the exons ATGGATTTCGTTGAAAATCTTGATACCGACATGTCTCTAGCCATTCTTTACTGTCTTGATGACCCATCAGATCTTGTCCGTGCCAGTGCTGTCTCACGCTCCTGGCGAGACTTTG TGATTAAATACAGTCTCTCGAAGAACCTGTGCTTGAAGTTGTTCCATCAGCTAACTAGTGTGGATCGTATAATAGACGCAAGCAATGATATGAAGGAATCGTTTGAAGCCGGGTCAAGCAGCAGTCTCATGGATGATACAAGGGTACTAGAAAGAGAGCACAGGGTTTATGCCTTATTGGCTAAAGGATGCACATCTTCTCCTATCAGAAGCTGTATTGCCGATGCCATCATAGCCTCCAGTACCGATAATTTCCCAGCAGAGAGCATCTTGAACACACTGGACGAAAGAGATAGAATTGGTGGCACCCCTTCGTATTGGTCTAGTACAGGGCACCACAAGACTTCCGTGCCCGAAACACTTCTTTACCAGCTGAAGGGTGATTTGTGTGTCATTACTGAACTCAGCGTCCAGCCTTTCCAAGCTTATTTCCAGCCGGGTACACCGATATACTCGTCACATTATGTTCGTTTCCGGTTGGGTCACCTCGATAACAATGAAGCTGAGACAGCGGGAAAGATTCCTGTTGAAAACAAATATGTATGGACTTACACTTCACAAGAGTTTCCCATGGCTCAG GAGAATCGGTTGCAGAACTTTAAGCTTCCAGAACCGGTTATTTGCATTGGTGGGTATATGCTAGTCGAGTTTCTTGGTCGGGTTCAGACTCAAGAAATGGATGGCTTATACTACATATG CGTGTCGCATGTGAAAGTGATGGGAAGATCACTAGCAAAATCGTTTCAGGTGGTGGATCCGGATGAGTCAGGGAAGTTTGGGTTGAAGGTGTTGAGTTACAGTGATCCACAAGAAATGGATGAGAACGAAGAAGAGGGGATAAGTCCGTTTAGGCCGATGAGAAATCTTGAACAGCTCTTGAATTTCCTGCACAGGCATCCTCTTGACGTCGAGTATGTTTGGCCTGAATCTGACGACGAGGAGGAGGAAGCTGAATCAGACGGTGAGGTTTAG